Proteins co-encoded in one Sulfurimonas sp. HSL1-2 genomic window:
- a CDS encoding efflux RND transporter periplasmic adaptor subunit codes for MKYIMPLLITLILPLAAADRIDPGTLQVSLSTPKAQTQLPLGNYLGTYTYPPSSRFTVSANTEGFVTRIAVKPFAHVKKGQTLFTLKSPKLLDMQSEYIATLLELEYYDKEVKRLEPLASKGVVASKQLTESRNRRQKLDASAAFQRDVLLAYGLKPSQLTQIASQHKPDPVLTITAPAAGSIATVETQTGGYVAEGAVLAQLIDTTECHFEIDMPWETADTLALGEKLTAGAQAFTVFAKAPQIDPVSQTRTIDLHEGGECGERGGASMNIALSRTAKAWKVPAASVTELDGRSVVFAQRSDGFEPLAVTVLSRREGFCYVTGALNADDRVAASSVLALRSAAAGGE; via the coding sequence ATGAAATACATTATGCCCCTGCTCATTACCCTTATACTGCCGCTTGCCGCGGCCGACCGGATCGACCCCGGCACCCTGCAGGTGTCGCTGAGCACACCCAAAGCCCAGACGCAGCTTCCGCTGGGCAACTACCTCGGCACCTACACCTACCCGCCGTCGTCGCGTTTTACCGTCAGTGCCAACACGGAGGGGTTCGTGACCCGCATCGCCGTCAAACCCTTTGCCCACGTGAAAAAGGGGCAGACGCTCTTCACCCTCAAAAGCCCGAAACTCCTTGACATGCAGTCCGAGTACATCGCGACCCTGCTGGAGCTGGAGTACTACGACAAAGAGGTCAAGCGTCTCGAACCGCTGGCGAGCAAGGGGGTCGTCGCTTCAAAACAGCTCACCGAGAGCCGCAACCGCCGCCAGAAGCTCGACGCCTCCGCCGCGTTCCAGCGCGACGTCCTGCTGGCGTACGGCCTGAAACCGTCACAGCTCACGCAAATCGCTTCACAGCATAAACCCGACCCGGTCCTGACCATCACCGCCCCGGCCGCGGGCAGCATCGCCACCGTCGAGACGCAAACCGGCGGCTACGTCGCCGAAGGCGCCGTCCTGGCCCAGCTCATCGACACGACCGAGTGCCACTTCGAGATCGATATGCCGTGGGAGACCGCTGATACCCTCGCCCTGGGCGAGAAACTGACCGCGGGGGCACAGGCCTTTACGGTCTTCGCCAAGGCGCCGCAGATCGACCCCGTCTCCCAGACCCGTACCATTGACCTCCATGAGGGCGGCGAATGCGGCGAACGGGGCGGTGCCAGTATGAACATCGCGCTTTCGCGCACCGCGAAGGCGTGGAAGGTCCCGGCCGCTTCCGTCACCGAGCTTGACGGGCGCAGCGTCGTTTTTGCCCAGCGCAGCGACGGTTTCGAACCGCTCGCCGTCACCGTACTTTCGCGCCGTGAAGGCTTCTGCTACGTCACCGGCGCTTTGAACGCGGACGACCGCGTTGCCGCCTCCTCCGTCCTGGCCCTGCGCAGCGCTGCCGCCGGGGGTGAATGA
- a CDS encoding DUF2202 domain-containing protein, whose product MKPLFYSIVAGAAALWLGGCGGTGGSATDVTAERGPMLYALVTDASGQQATMLSGGRYRFANDPVYPVTSRGGVIDINRNGLIDAGDLAAPELTLQTPQGRALTLVTSLAHKAQIATMLQNDFNLSTTRIFNATPSGDSAIAAISDELYKYCVEHNVSDPSTLTLKVMQSLQAQIAARIGAYASGEFNATKRERYLVKNELGLRTMTQAEADAMNRQLSERDGTPQLSELNSTLRGTLAFMWNEEKMAKELYLALHALWPHKEFYNIAMMSESQHQAAIESLLLTYDINVTDIDGDEAHYSAEELQAYAAGIFPDTGIQSLYDELYAKGAQTDQDALEAGCMVEVTDVNDLTANIALAAAAEADDLVATFTSLRKASYNHYWAFDGALKILGVTEGCCVLGGTFCKTPEEYPDTRGGGGA is encoded by the coding sequence ATGAAACCCCTCTTTTACTCCATAGTCGCCGGCGCGGCGGCCCTCTGGCTCGGCGGCTGCGGCGGCACCGGCGGCAGCGCGACCGACGTCACCGCCGAACGCGGCCCGATGCTCTATGCGCTCGTCACCGACGCCTCGGGACAGCAGGCGACGATGCTCTCAGGCGGCCGCTACCGCTTTGCCAACGACCCGGTCTACCCCGTCACCAGCCGGGGGGGTGTCATCGACATCAACCGCAACGGCTTGATCGACGCCGGCGACCTCGCCGCACCGGAACTGACCCTGCAGACGCCGCAGGGACGCGCACTCACCCTCGTCACCTCCCTGGCCCACAAAGCCCAGATCGCGACGATGCTGCAGAACGATTTCAACCTGAGCACAACGCGTATCTTCAATGCGACGCCCTCCGGCGACAGCGCCATTGCCGCGATCAGCGACGAGCTCTACAAATACTGTGTCGAGCACAATGTCAGCGACCCCTCCACCCTGACACTGAAAGTCATGCAGAGCCTGCAGGCACAGATCGCCGCGCGGATCGGGGCGTATGCCTCCGGAGAGTTCAACGCCACAAAACGCGAACGCTACCTTGTCAAAAACGAGCTGGGACTCCGGACGATGACCCAGGCCGAGGCCGATGCGATGAACCGCCAGCTCAGTGAGCGCGACGGCACGCCGCAGCTCTCCGAGCTCAACAGTACCCTCAGGGGCACGCTGGCGTTTATGTGGAACGAGGAGAAGATGGCCAAGGAGCTCTACCTTGCGCTGCATGCCCTCTGGCCGCACAAAGAGTTCTACAATATCGCGATGATGTCCGAAAGCCAGCACCAGGCCGCCATCGAAAGCCTACTGCTGACCTACGACATCAACGTCACCGACATCGACGGCGACGAGGCGCACTACAGCGCGGAGGAGCTCCAGGCATACGCTGCAGGCATTTTCCCCGACACCGGTATTCAGTCTCTCTATGACGAACTCTATGCAAAGGGTGCGCAAACCGACCAGGACGCCCTGGAAGCGGGCTGCATGGTCGAGGTCACCGACGTCAATGACCTTACCGCCAATATCGCCCTCGCAGCGGCGGCGGAGGCCGACGACCTCGTCGCAACCTTTACCAGCCTCCGCAAGGCCAGCTACAACCACTACTGGGCCTTCGACGGCGCCCTGAAAATCCTCGGTGTAACGGAAGGGTGCTGCGTCCTCGGCGGGACGTTCTGTAAAACGCCCGAGGAGTATCCCGATACCCGTGGCGGAGGCGGCGCCTAA
- a CDS encoding class I SAM-dependent methyltransferase, whose translation MMFLEPIDFATMYKAHKLATDFKGKSADEWNAKAADMAPRMVNSPYVDTFLSKMALDADDVVLDIGCGPGTLALALAKKVKKVIAVDYAGQMLEQLRLYAEREGITNIETYQLSWEDDWSALPEADIAVASRSLEVSDIETALSKMTRHAAKACYLTYKAGGSYVDLEILEFINRQITPKPDFWYIPLILYQKGLLPRVDYIETEQGSINSGSADAFVTSLRWSLGSLTGDEEEKAYHYYDKVVAKSNRHPRPFNWAFVAWETAR comes from the coding sequence ATGATGTTTCTCGAACCCATTGATTTTGCCACCATGTACAAGGCCCACAAGCTCGCCACCGACTTCAAAGGCAAAAGCGCCGACGAATGGAACGCCAAGGCCGCGGACATGGCACCGCGCATGGTCAACAGTCCCTACGTCGACACCTTTCTCTCGAAGATGGCGCTGGATGCCGACGACGTCGTGCTCGATATCGGCTGCGGGCCGGGTACCCTGGCCCTCGCCCTGGCCAAAAAGGTCAAAAAGGTGATCGCCGTCGACTACGCCGGACAGATGCTCGAACAGCTGCGCCTCTACGCCGAACGCGAAGGGATCACCAACATCGAGACCTACCAGCTGAGCTGGGAAGATGACTGGAGCGCGCTGCCCGAGGCCGACATCGCCGTCGCGTCGCGCAGCCTGGAAGTCAGCGACATCGAAACGGCCCTCTCGAAGATGACGCGCCACGCCGCAAAGGCCTGCTACCTCACCTACAAGGCCGGGGGCAGCTACGTCGACCTGGAGATCCTCGAGTTCATCAACAGGCAGATCACCCCGAAGCCCGACTTCTGGTATATCCCGCTGATCCTCTACCAAAAAGGGCTGCTGCCGCGCGTCGACTACATCGAGACCGAACAGGGCAGCATCAACAGCGGCAGCGCCGACGCCTTCGTCACCTCCCTGCGCTGGAGCCTCGGCAGCCTCACCGGCGACGAGGAGGAAAAGGCGTACCACTACTACGACAAGGTCGTCGCCAAATCCAACCGCCACCCCCGTCCCTTCAACTGGGCCTTCGTCGCCTGGGAGACGGCGCGCTGA
- a CDS encoding substrate-binding domain-containing protein, whose translation MRRLFLTVLFSAALLGAETVPPLRVAVIGGMTMSGMWQQIAAAFEAARGIPVDVVVSGPKSELDAYCREHPVDLVTMHASDTITDLAADGLFEQLTPWTRNAQMLLGHRSDPAGLTGAGNLKEALAKLSASEAPFLVHASGGTFEVFNALRTKREWHLSPEQLRFTPAKRGFLRETAALEGYTLFGVIPFLMQKQHHPQIRGFYFDDPALMRPYLAAIGSETRLGAARHARADALLAFLTSPQAQRIVQDFRIDGHPGYPVFYPLTPNQGDNDVSRTH comes from the coding sequence ATGCGCCGCCTTTTCCTGACCGTGCTGTTTTCGGCGGCACTGCTCGGCGCGGAAACGGTGCCGCCGCTGCGCGTCGCCGTCATCGGCGGGATGACCATGAGCGGCATGTGGCAGCAGATCGCGGCCGCCTTCGAGGCCGCCCGCGGCATCCCTGTCGACGTTGTCGTCAGCGGCCCAAAATCGGAGCTCGACGCCTACTGCAGGGAACACCCCGTCGATCTGGTGACGATGCACGCCAGCGACACCATTACCGACCTGGCCGCCGACGGCCTATTCGAGCAGCTCACCCCCTGGACGCGCAATGCGCAGATGCTCCTGGGCCACCGCAGCGACCCTGCCGGGCTCACCGGCGCCGGGAACCTGAAGGAGGCGCTGGCGAAACTGAGTGCCTCGGAAGCCCCTTTCCTCGTCCATGCGAGCGGCGGCACTTTCGAAGTCTTCAACGCGCTGCGCACGAAACGAGAATGGCACCTGTCCCCGGAACAGCTCCGTTTCACCCCCGCCAAGCGCGGTTTCCTCCGGGAGACGGCGGCGCTAGAGGGGTACACGCTTTTCGGCGTCATCCCCTTCTTGATGCAAAAACAGCACCACCCGCAGATCCGCGGCTTCTACTTCGACGACCCCGCCCTTATGCGACCCTACCTGGCGGCCATCGGCAGCGAAACGCGCCTCGGCGCCGCCCGCCACGCCCGTGCCGATGCCCTGCTGGCCTTTCTGACGTCGCCGCAGGCACAGCGCATCGTGCAGGATTTCCGTATCGACGGCCACCCGGGCTACCCGGTCTTTTACCCCCTCACCCCCAACCAAGGAGATAATGATGTTTCTCGAACCCATTGA
- a CDS encoding TonB-dependent receptor: protein MHKPLRLSSLLSIALLSASLQAESFELGQVSVTADPLLSELFSDRVDAEQIDIYGDSTVSEALTRMTGVAFYSRGGRAETDISIRGFDSRRIGVFYDGVPIYVPYDGNMDYTRYLTTNIAAIDVYKGFSSTAFGANTMGGVVNIVSKKPSRPFEGTVFAQGTLDSSGDQAGTMYGGNIGIREPHYYLQLSATGKHRDHSRLPESYDATPVQPEGDRLNSASDDRQVSAKYGYLLDGGEVALGYMYQHATKQQPTVTDPVYGREKYWDWPKWDMQSLYAVGQHTLFGGLFKATAYYTEYESKLYSYDDINLTTMDKKFAWKSNYKESTYGLRAEFTVDAAGNRLTLSSNYKHDHHKGYDIDKVTNVSTLGEEFEDTTLSFGLEDSYRFAERFTLVAGIGYDVKSSDHISDPTIDDKKDESAWNPEAAFIAELAPKQTLRLSVAQKTYFPSMKERYSYKLGYGVPNGDLKPEMTTHSELAYKGVFNDAWIAEAAGFYLVTEDYIQAVYYDTFDGVNRTQNQNIGTFYRSGAELALSYIADVYEAGANATFLKIGSASSDRPIGVPTREYNVFTRVFFAPNLSGLVTLHGQSGAYGQLADSSYEKLGDVQTIDAKVTYLPVASLALTLGVKNMADKLNYYDDGYPEPGREFYGRLSYSF, encoded by the coding sequence ATGCATAAACCTTTACGCCTCTCTTCACTTTTATCCATCGCCCTACTCTCCGCCTCGCTGCAGGCGGAGAGCTTCGAGCTCGGCCAGGTCTCCGTCACCGCCGACCCGCTGCTCTCGGAGCTCTTTAGCGACCGTGTGGACGCCGAACAGATCGACATCTACGGCGACAGCACGGTTTCCGAAGCCCTTACCCGTATGACGGGGGTGGCATTCTACTCCCGGGGCGGCCGGGCCGAAACAGATATCAGTATCCGCGGTTTCGATTCGCGCCGTATCGGCGTCTTTTACGACGGCGTGCCCATCTACGTCCCCTACGACGGCAATATGGACTACACCCGCTACCTCACAACCAACATCGCTGCCATTGACGTCTACAAAGGCTTCTCCTCGACGGCCTTCGGCGCCAACACGATGGGCGGGGTCGTCAATATCGTCTCCAAAAAGCCGAGCCGCCCCTTCGAGGGCACCGTCTTCGCCCAGGGGACACTCGACAGCAGCGGCGACCAGGCGGGCACCATGTACGGCGGGAACATCGGCATCCGCGAACCGCACTACTACCTGCAGCTCTCCGCGACGGGCAAGCACCGTGACCACTCCCGTCTGCCCGAAAGCTACGACGCGACGCCGGTCCAGCCCGAGGGCGACCGGCTCAACTCCGCCTCGGACGACCGCCAGGTCAGCGCCAAATACGGCTACCTCCTAGACGGCGGCGAAGTCGCCCTGGGCTATATGTACCAGCACGCTACCAAGCAGCAGCCGACTGTCACCGACCCCGTCTACGGCCGCGAAAAGTACTGGGACTGGCCGAAATGGGATATGCAGAGCCTCTATGCCGTCGGGCAGCACACCCTGTTTGGCGGGCTCTTCAAAGCGACGGCCTACTACACGGAGTACGAAAGCAAGCTCTACTCCTACGACGACATCAACCTGACGACGATGGACAAAAAATTCGCCTGGAAATCGAACTACAAGGAGTCGACCTACGGCCTCCGGGCGGAGTTCACCGTCGACGCGGCGGGCAACCGGCTCACCCTCTCATCAAACTACAAGCATGACCACCACAAAGGGTACGACATCGACAAGGTGACCAACGTCAGTACCCTGGGGGAGGAGTTCGAAGATACGACCCTCTCCTTCGGCCTGGAGGACAGCTACCGTTTCGCGGAGCGCTTTACCCTGGTCGCGGGCATCGGCTATGACGTCAAATCCTCCGACCATATCAGCGACCCGACGATCGACGACAAGAAAGACGAATCGGCCTGGAACCCGGAGGCGGCGTTCATCGCGGAGCTCGCTCCCAAACAGACCCTCCGCCTCAGCGTCGCCCAGAAGACCTACTTCCCCTCGATGAAAGAGCGCTACTCCTACAAGCTCGGCTACGGGGTGCCCAACGGCGACCTGAAACCGGAGATGACGACCCACAGCGAACTCGCCTACAAGGGCGTCTTCAACGATGCGTGGATCGCGGAAGCGGCCGGCTTCTACCTTGTGACGGAGGATTACATCCAGGCCGTCTACTATGACACCTTTGACGGTGTCAACCGCACGCAGAACCAGAATATTGGCACCTTTTACCGTTCGGGAGCAGAGCTCGCCCTCTCCTACATCGCCGACGTTTACGAAGCGGGGGCGAATGCCACTTTCCTGAAGATCGGCAGCGCCTCTTCGGACAGGCCCATCGGCGTGCCGACACGCGAATACAACGTCTTCACCCGCGTCTTCTTCGCCCCGAACCTGAGCGGCCTCGTCACCCTCCACGGCCAGAGCGGCGCCTACGGGCAGCTGGCCGACAGCAGCTACGAGAAACTGGGCGACGTGCAGACGATCGACGCGAAGGTGACCTACCTGCCGGTCGCCTCCCTCGCCCTCACACTGGGCGTCAAAAACATGGCGGACAAGCTGAACTATTACGACGACGGCTATCCGGAACCGGGGCGGGAGTTCTACGGCAGACTCTCGTACAGCTTCTGA
- a CDS encoding TonB-dependent receptor plug domain-containing protein, which produces MSRNPLHLLIGLTASAAALHAGNEAALDAITVHETPITVASEGIETARPTSLPRSAADLEEVITRDTIEALNPSDIYDVLQYASSVFIQRQGRKAPAFVKVRGNRALGIIIDGVYIPAAVTSRILTVLPVEAIERIRVVRDSATLNLGPLPNGTGGLLGGDDAGYLVIETRNPGAPLEGLAAVQVESFGREHVSAMAGGIGEYGYLNLLVDYDRSDGEPDETTGFEKTTLYAKGGLFYDAWSLDLQGFVTRGSKELQRSTTPGVSDAKWEYDPIKIGEFSAKASYDWGQGVTSLSYARSDLRVELQQRSWSNPDAYTLEVQEENFSDLRLDHAHRLGEHTLRAGVEGIWWHTPTGEYFYTGWEKKERTAGAFVQDEWHRGRLSLDGGVRVDKTWIDKGYEQVVSQKVLIEDEAMEPVAAAAIGARWQAAPSFALYTRARASTQNAPEVETVDGTSLSASTRLGAEAGFDAAPAPWFKPRLSLYFLDVRDAPYVAAQWTNPDDPTDIVNLYGSKDWHEYGAEVALAGVLDALTYQLSYSYNRNNDDTLDNRIPDSTFNGIVTYTYAGLKGTVGVYYVDNFEAVNKAGTGEAGGYTNIDCSLGYDFSAMQFRHKATLYARNLTNDDYESVYGFPSLGRVIGAAYRIAF; this is translated from the coding sequence ATGTCCAGAAACCCTCTGCACCTGCTGATCGGCCTCACCGCGTCTGCGGCGGCGCTTCATGCCGGAAACGAAGCGGCGCTCGACGCCATTACCGTCCACGAAACACCCATTACCGTCGCGTCCGAGGGCATTGAAACGGCCCGGCCCACGTCGCTGCCCCGCAGCGCGGCGGACCTCGAGGAGGTGATTACGCGTGACACCATCGAAGCGCTCAACCCCTCCGACATCTACGACGTCCTGCAGTACGCCAGCTCCGTCTTTATCCAGCGCCAGGGGCGCAAAGCCCCGGCCTTTGTCAAAGTGCGGGGCAACCGCGCGCTGGGCATCATCATCGACGGGGTCTACATCCCCGCCGCGGTCACGAGCCGCATCCTCACCGTCCTGCCCGTGGAAGCGATCGAGCGTATCCGCGTCGTCCGCGACTCCGCCACGCTCAACCTCGGACCGCTGCCCAACGGCACCGGCGGCCTGCTCGGCGGCGACGATGCCGGCTACCTCGTGATCGAAACCCGCAACCCCGGGGCGCCGCTTGAGGGGCTGGCCGCCGTGCAGGTGGAGAGCTTCGGACGCGAACACGTCAGCGCCATGGCCGGGGGCATCGGAGAGTACGGCTACCTCAACCTCCTCGTCGACTACGACCGGAGCGACGGGGAACCCGATGAGACGACCGGGTTCGAAAAAACGACCCTCTATGCCAAAGGGGGCCTCTTCTACGACGCGTGGAGCCTGGACCTGCAGGGGTTCGTAACCCGCGGCTCCAAGGAGCTGCAGCGCAGCACCACGCCGGGCGTCAGCGATGCCAAGTGGGAGTACGACCCGATCAAGATCGGGGAGTTCTCCGCCAAAGCTTCCTATGACTGGGGACAGGGCGTCACCTCCCTCTCCTACGCGCGCAGCGACCTGCGCGTGGAGCTGCAGCAGCGCTCCTGGAGCAACCCCGACGCCTACACCCTTGAAGTCCAGGAGGAGAACTTCAGCGACCTGCGCCTCGATCATGCCCACCGCCTCGGCGAGCACACCCTCCGTGCCGGCGTGGAGGGGATCTGGTGGCACACCCCGACCGGCGAGTACTTTTATACCGGCTGGGAGAAAAAGGAGCGGACGGCGGGCGCCTTCGTCCAGGACGAATGGCACCGCGGCCGTCTCAGCCTGGACGGCGGCGTGCGCGTCGACAAGACCTGGATCGACAAGGGGTACGAGCAGGTCGTGAGCCAGAAGGTCCTGATCGAAGACGAAGCGATGGAGCCGGTCGCCGCCGCGGCGATTGGTGCGCGATGGCAGGCCGCGCCGAGCTTCGCGCTCTATACCCGCGCGCGCGCCAGCACCCAGAACGCGCCGGAGGTCGAAACCGTCGACGGGACGTCGCTCTCCGCCAGCACCCGGCTCGGGGCCGAAGCGGGCTTCGATGCCGCCCCCGCCCCCTGGTTCAAACCGCGGCTGTCGCTCTATTTCCTTGATGTGCGCGACGCCCCCTACGTCGCCGCCCAGTGGACCAATCCCGATGACCCGACGGACATCGTCAACCTCTACGGCAGCAAGGACTGGCACGAATACGGAGCGGAAGTGGCCCTGGCCGGGGTACTGGACGCCCTGACGTACCAGCTCTCCTACAGCTACAACCGCAACAACGACGATACGCTGGACAACCGTATCCCCGATTCGACGTTCAACGGCATCGTCACCTACACCTACGCCGGGCTCAAAGGCACGGTCGGGGTCTATTATGTGGACAACTTCGAAGCCGTCAACAAGGCGGGCACGGGCGAAGCGGGCGGCTATACGAACATCGACTGCTCCCTCGGCTACGACTTCAGCGCGATGCAGTTTCGCCACAAAGCGACGCTCTATGCCCGCAACCTCACGAACGACGACTACGAGTCCGTCTACGGCTTCCCGAGCCTCGGACGCGTCATCGGCGCCGCGTACCGGATCGCATTTTGA